In one Anas platyrhynchos isolate ZD024472 breed Pekin duck chromosome 8, IASCAAS_PekinDuck_T2T, whole genome shotgun sequence genomic region, the following are encoded:
- the HFM1 gene encoding probable ATP-dependent DNA helicase HFM1 isoform X8, with product MFNSSDTVFSLDNLFYEKPDAKKRERDLEKEESNLWYIAPAPVIGEIPAAEELQRELKKNELQRKLEKNTASNHMGGIKHQKFIQQCKSNTEDVNDKSPASVHFGIVSEKEMLQLSVGEREKINVQHESLEMVSLFLSPDQDKYKRGTGICQQPDANFSQSKILINIPENGDDESAHSTLRRSLFKLSDCMYKNTEFKDSSVDMKQVDTYLNTSENMTEARKDVWRINHHTPITTDSDFTLHRVNDGNTASKIGFQIKSLPSASRILDKTGTTGRNLEMLRAVTEIPTQFRSIFKEFPYFNYAQSKALDDLLYTDRNFVICAPTGSGKTVMFELAITRLLMEAPMPWLNIKIVYMAPIKALCSQRYHDWKEKFGPIGLNCKELTGDTVMDDLFEIHRAHIIITTPEKWDSMTRRWRDNSIVQLVRLFLIDEVHVIKDESRGATLEVVVSRMRTIQSSLWRLSENHDVVPPLRFVAVSATIPNAEDFCATRKGVQQAASVLSKDAKFLLSVEQKQRLQRSANSLKDSKLRDLLMYGVAYHHAGMEVCDRKIIEGAFTDGDLPVLFTTSTLAMGVNLPAHLVVIKSTMHYVGGMFEEYSETDILQMIGRAGRPQFDTTATAVIMTRWSTREKYIQMLNGADIIESSLHRHLVEHLNAEIVLHTVTDVTVALEWIRSTFLYIRALKNPTHYGFSSGLDKIGIEAKLQELCLKNLNDLSSFNLVRMDKENSFKPTETGRLMAWYYIAFETVKQFFTIKGTETLNELVTMISNCAEFLDVKLRINEKKILNTLNKDKDKITIRFPLEGKIKTREMKINCLIQAQLGCIPLQDFTLTQDTGKIFRNGIRITRWLSDFLASSKTNFSALLNSVILAKCFRCKLWENSLHVSKQLEKIDLFYCSYGIMHGVSLSNAMVNAGLTTFKKIEETNARELELILNRHPPFGNQIKESVLHLPKYELDIEQLPKYSDTLAEILVTIKLTNFEQLQRKRTAPDFHYLTLIIGDADNQVIFIQKIMDSVLLKTGNWMKKIEVRRALKSEDISINLISSDYVGLDIQQAFTAFYLMPRTVGGKVVTNKKLKAESPLGMYYGSPQSPPAAEVDTGSRSKEEHTYKKYGNRECNHRCKNKDVCGHDCCKTGVPPKSEMNGDSKFTLYLADLRSRNSTSSVPPVKRLKMQMLNQAQNVDLKHFGFASKSLMPALSRSGNKQLSSSPPVDLVDNVNSLGISQKQLQSWNYGKSSASDVNSELREDIWNDLDDEILVYASDFSSGELDHGNTCLHIPDEHETRCKYATSKATSDISKGSCTLQGETSSQNPFFSVLNSSSKVELPVQSGYINTLSFQEEKHSNPSQELKNIQCSSISKAISDSFKFTRKEDFFFTKEQEEEIEPRYLLDVDDEISDVKPLLGLFDDIL from the exons ATGTTTAACTCTTCTGACACGGTCTTTTCATtggataatttattttatgaaaaaccagatgcaaaaaaaag AGAGAGAGATCTAGAAAAAGAAGAGTCAAACCTTTGGTATATTGCACCTGCTCCAGTTATTGGTGAAATTCCAGCAGCAGAAGAGTTACAGagggaactgaaaaaaaatgagttgcagaggaagctggaaaaaaacacagccagCAATCATATGG GAGGGATAAAGCACCAGAAGTTTATACAACAATGCAAGAGTAACACTGAGGATGTAAATGATAAATCTCCAGCATCTGTTCATTTTGGCATAGtctctgaaaaagaaatgctcCAACTAAGTgtaggagaaagagagaaaataaatgttcagcATGAAAGTCTAGAAATGGTTTCATTGTTTCTCTCTCCTGACCAAGATAAGTATAAAAGAGGAACGGGGATTTGTCAGCAACCTGATGCAAATTTTTCACAGAGTAAAATCTTAATTAATATTCCAGAAAATGGTGATGATGAGAGTGCCCATTCCACATTAAGAAGAAG CTTATTTAAACTGTCTGATTGCatgtataaaaatacagaatttaaagATAGTTCAGTGGATATGAAACAAGTTGATACTTACCTTAATACAAGTGAAAACATGACAGAAGCGAGAAAAGATGTGTGGAGAATAAATCATCATACTCCAATAACTACAGACTCAGATTTTACCCTACATAGGGTAAATGATGGGAACACTGCATCTAAAATAggatttcaaataaaatcaCTTCCTAGTGCTTCAAGGATTCTGGATAAGACAG GAACAACAGGAAGAAATTTGGAAATGTTGAGGGCTGTTACAGAAATAC CGACCCAATTTAGAAGTATCTTTAAGGAGTTTCCATATTTTAACTATGCACAGTCTAAAGCTTTGGATGAC CTTCTTTACACAGATAGAAATTTTGTGATTTGTGCTCCAACTGGCTCTGGAAAAACTGTGATGTTTGAACTAGCTATTACCAGATTACTTATGGAAGCCCCAATGCCTTGGTTAAACATTAAAATTGTTTACA tGGCTCCAATAAAAGCTCTATGCAGTCAGCGTTATCatgactggaaagaaaaatttggACCTATAGGACTCAACTGTAAGGAACTGACGGGAGATACAGTGATGGatgatttatttgaaatacatcGTGCTCACATTATTATCACTACACCT GAAAAATGGGATAGCATGACTAGAAGGTGGAGAGACAACTCTATAGTTCAGCTTGTACGACTGTTTCTCATTGATGAG GTGCATGTTATAAAGGATGAAAGCCGTGGTGCAACATTAGAAGTTGTAGTCAGTCGGATGAGGActattcagtcttctctttgGCGTCTTTCAGAGAATCATGACGTTGTTCCTCCCTTGAGATTTGTAGCTGTTTCAGCAACAATCCCAAATGCTGAAGAT TTTTGTGCCACAAGAAAAGGAGTACAGCAGGCCGCTTCTGTTCTTTCAAAAGATGCCAAATTTCTATTAAGTGTAGAACAGAAACAAAG ATTACAGAGGTCTGCAAATTCATTGAAAGATTCTAAGCTCAGAG ATCTTTTAATGTATGGTGTGGCTTATCATCATGCGGGTATGGAGGTgtgtgacagaaaaataattgaaggaGCTTTTACTGATGGAGATTTACCAGTACTTT TTACTACTAGCACGTTAGCTATGGGAGTCAATCTACCTGCACACCTGGTGGTTATAAAATCCACAATGCACTATGTTGGAGGGATGTTTGAAGAGTACAGTGAAACTGATATTCTGCAAATGATTGGGAGAGCAGGAAGACCTCAA TTTGACACTACAGCAACAGCAGTCATTATGACTCGTTGGAGTACAAGGGAGAAGTATATACAGATGTTAAATGGTGCAGATATAATAGAGAGCAG CTTGCACAGGCATCTTGTTGAGCACTTAAATGCAGAAATAGTGCTGCATACTGTCACAGATGTCACTGTAGCTTTGGAATGGATACGATCAACCTTCTTGTACATTAGAGCTTTAAAAAATCCAACTCATTACG GTTTTTCATCTGGATTGGATAAAATTGGAATTGAAGCAAAATTACAGG AACTGTGTTTGAAGAACTTGAACGATTTGTCTTCTTTCAATTTGGTCAGGATGGATAAAGAAAATAGTTTCAAACCAACAG agaCTGGAAGATTAATGGCATGGTATTATATTGCATTTGAAACAGTGAAACAGTTTTTCACAATTAAGGGAACAGAGACTTTAAATGAATTG GTTACAATGATCTCCAACTGCGCAGAATTTCTGGATGTCAAGTtaagaataaatgaaaagaaaatactgaacaCTTTGAATAAAGACAAGGACAAAATAACCATCAg GTTTCCATTGGAGGGAAAGATTAAaacaagagaaatgaaaataaactg TCTTATTCAGGCTCAGCTAGGATGCATTCCTCTTCAAGACTTTACTTTGACACAAGATACTggcaaaatatttagaaatggcATAAGAATTACTAGAT GGTTGTCTGACTTTCTGGCATCAAGTAAAACCAATTTTTCGGCATTATTAAACTCCGTGATTTTAGCTAAGTGTTTCAGGTGCAAACTTTGGGAAAATTCACTTCATGTGTCTAAACAATTGGAAAAAATTG atttgttttactgttcaTATGGAATTATGCATG gtgTATCATTGTCAAATGCTATGGTAAATGCTGGGCtgacaacatttaaaaaaatagaagagacaAATGCAAGGGAACTTGAATTg ATTTTAAACAGACATCCTCCTTTTGGAAACCAGATAAAAGAATCTGTTTTGCATCTTCCAAAATACGAACTTGACATTGAACAG CTTCCAAAATACAGTGATACACTGGCTGAAATCTTAGTAACCATCAAATTAACAAACTTTGAGCAGCtacagagaaagagaacagCACCAGATTTTCACTATCTTACATTGATCATAGGAGATGCTGACAATCAAgtaatttttattcagaaaataat GGATTCAGTGTTGCTAAAAACTGGAAATTGGATGAAGAAAATTGAAGTGAGAAGAGCTCTTAAATCAGAGGACATTAGTATAAATTTAATTAGTTCTGATTATG ttggCCTTGACATACAGCAAGCATTTACAGCCTTTTACTTAATGCCAAGAACAGTTGGAGGTAAAGtagttacaaataaaaaattgaaagctGAGTCTCCACTTGGTATGTATTACGGCTCACCGCAAAGTCCGCCAGCAGCAGAAGTAGATACAG GAAGCAGATCTAAAGAAGAGCATACCTACAAGAAATATGGGAACAGAGAGTGCAACCATCgctgtaaaaataaagatgtatgTGGACATGACTGCT GTAAAACTGGAGTACCTCCAAAGTCTGAGATGAATGGAGATTCTAAGTTTACTTTGTACTTAGCTGATTTAAGGAGCAGGAACTCAACTTCATCTGTACCCCCAGTAAAGCGATTAAAG ATGCAGATGTTAAATCAAGCTCAGAATGTGGATCTcaaacattttggttttgcatCCAAATCCTTGATGCCAGCGTTGTCAAg gtcTGGCAATAAACAGTTGTCTTCGTCACCTCCAGTGGACCTGGTAGATAATGTTAATAGCCTAGGAATATCTCAGAAACAACTGCAATCCTGGAATTACGGAAAGAGTA gtgcttCAGATGTGAACTCTGAACTGAGAGAGGACATTTGGAATGATCTTGATGATGAAATATTAGTATATGCTAGTGACTTTTCCAGTGGAGAATTAG ACCATGGAAATACCTGCCTTCACATTCCAGATGAGCATGAAACACGTTGCAAGTATGCAACAAGCAAAGCTACAAGTGACATTTCAAAAGG TTCTTGCACATTACAAGGTGAGACCAGTAGTCAGAACCCGTTCTTTTCTGTGCTTAATAGCTCATCAAAAGTGGAATTACCTGTACAGAGTGGATATATAAATACG CTGAGttttcaagaagaaaagcatTCAAATCCTTCACAAGAGCTGAAAAATATACAGTGTTCTTCAATCTCAAAAGCAATCTCAGACTCTTTTAAATTCACTAggaaagaagatttttttttcacaaaagaacaggaagaagaaatagagCCCAG ATATCTTCTGGATGTGGATGATGAAATCAGTGATGTCAAGCCTTTACTTGGACTATTTGATGATATACTGTAA
- the HFM1 gene encoding probable ATP-dependent DNA helicase HFM1 isoform X4, with protein MFNSSDTVFSLDNLFYEKPDAKKRERDLEKEESNLWYIAPAPVIGEIPAAEELQRELKKNELQRKLEKNTASNHMGGIKHQKFIQQCKSNTEDVNDKSPASVHFGIVSEKEMLQLSVGEREKINVQHESLEMVSLFLSPDQDKYKRGTGICQQPDANFSQSKILINIPENGDDESAHSTLRRSLFKLSDCMYKNTEFKDSSVDMKQVDTYLNTSENMTEARKDVWRINHHTPITTDSDFTLHRVNDGNTASKIGFQIKSLPSASRILDKTGTTGRNLEMLRAVTEIPTQFRSIFKEFPYFNYAQSKALDDLLYTDRNFVICAPTGSGKTVMFELAITRLLMEAPMPWLNIKIVYMAPIKALCSQRYHDWKEKFGPIGLNCKELTGDTVMDDLFEIHRAHIIITTPEKWDSMTRRWRDNSIVQLVRLFLIDEVHVIKDESRGATLEVVVSRMRTIQSSLWRLSENHDVVPPLRFVAVSATIPNAEDIAEWLSDGKMPAVCLKIDEDQRPVKLRKIVLGFPCSDNQTEFKFDLTLNYKIASVIQTYSEQKPALVFCATRKGVQQAASVLSKDAKFLLSVEQKQRLQRSANSLKDSKLRDLLMYGVAYHHAGMEVCDRKIIEGAFTDGDLPVLFTTSTLAMGVNLPAHLVVIKSTMHYVGGMFEEYSETDILQMIGRAGRPQFDTTATAVIMTRWSTREKYIQMLNGADIIESSLHRHLVEHLNAEIVLHTVTDVTVALEWIRSTFLYIRALKNPTHYGFSSGLDKIGIEAKLQELCLKNLNDLSSFNLVRMDKENSFKPTETGRLMAWYYIAFETVKQFFTIKGTETLNELVTMISNCAEFLDVKLRINEKKILNTLNKDKDKITIRFPLEGKIKTREMKINCLIQAQLGCIPLQDFTLTQDTGKIFRNGIRITRWLSDFLASSKTNFSALLNSVILAKCFRCKLWENSLHVSKQLEKIGVSLSNAMVNAGLTTFKKIEETNARELELILNRHPPFGNQIKESVLHLPKYELDIEQLPKYSDTLAEILVTIKLTNFEQLQRKRTAPDFHYLTLIIGDADNQVIFIQKIMDSVLLKTGNWMKKIEVRRALKSEDISINLISSDYVGLDIQQAFTAFYLMPRTVGGKVVTNKKLKAESPLGMYYGSPQSPPAAEVDTGSRSKEEHTYKKYGNRECNHRCKNKDVCGHDCCKTGVPPKSEMNGDSKFTLYLADLRSRNSTSSVPPVKRLKMQMLNQAQNVDLKHFGFASKSLMPALSRSGNKQLSSSPPVDLVDNVNSLGISQKQLQSWNYGKSSASDVNSELREDIWNDLDDEILVYASDFSSGELDEHETRCKYATSKATSDISKGSCTLQGETSSQNPFFSVLNSSSKVELPVQSGYINTLSFQEEKHSNPSQELKNIQCSSISKAISDSFKFTRKEDFFFTKEQEEEIEPRYLLDVDDEISDVKPLLGLFDDIL; from the exons ATGTTTAACTCTTCTGACACGGTCTTTTCATtggataatttattttatgaaaaaccagatgcaaaaaaaag AGAGAGAGATCTAGAAAAAGAAGAGTCAAACCTTTGGTATATTGCACCTGCTCCAGTTATTGGTGAAATTCCAGCAGCAGAAGAGTTACAGagggaactgaaaaaaaatgagttgcagaggaagctggaaaaaaacacagccagCAATCATATGG GAGGGATAAAGCACCAGAAGTTTATACAACAATGCAAGAGTAACACTGAGGATGTAAATGATAAATCTCCAGCATCTGTTCATTTTGGCATAGtctctgaaaaagaaatgctcCAACTAAGTgtaggagaaagagagaaaataaatgttcagcATGAAAGTCTAGAAATGGTTTCATTGTTTCTCTCTCCTGACCAAGATAAGTATAAAAGAGGAACGGGGATTTGTCAGCAACCTGATGCAAATTTTTCACAGAGTAAAATCTTAATTAATATTCCAGAAAATGGTGATGATGAGAGTGCCCATTCCACATTAAGAAGAAG CTTATTTAAACTGTCTGATTGCatgtataaaaatacagaatttaaagATAGTTCAGTGGATATGAAACAAGTTGATACTTACCTTAATACAAGTGAAAACATGACAGAAGCGAGAAAAGATGTGTGGAGAATAAATCATCATACTCCAATAACTACAGACTCAGATTTTACCCTACATAGGGTAAATGATGGGAACACTGCATCTAAAATAggatttcaaataaaatcaCTTCCTAGTGCTTCAAGGATTCTGGATAAGACAG GAACAACAGGAAGAAATTTGGAAATGTTGAGGGCTGTTACAGAAATAC CGACCCAATTTAGAAGTATCTTTAAGGAGTTTCCATATTTTAACTATGCACAGTCTAAAGCTTTGGATGAC CTTCTTTACACAGATAGAAATTTTGTGATTTGTGCTCCAACTGGCTCTGGAAAAACTGTGATGTTTGAACTAGCTATTACCAGATTACTTATGGAAGCCCCAATGCCTTGGTTAAACATTAAAATTGTTTACA tGGCTCCAATAAAAGCTCTATGCAGTCAGCGTTATCatgactggaaagaaaaatttggACCTATAGGACTCAACTGTAAGGAACTGACGGGAGATACAGTGATGGatgatttatttgaaatacatcGTGCTCACATTATTATCACTACACCT GAAAAATGGGATAGCATGACTAGAAGGTGGAGAGACAACTCTATAGTTCAGCTTGTACGACTGTTTCTCATTGATGAG GTGCATGTTATAAAGGATGAAAGCCGTGGTGCAACATTAGAAGTTGTAGTCAGTCGGATGAGGActattcagtcttctctttgGCGTCTTTCAGAGAATCATGACGTTGTTCCTCCCTTGAGATTTGTAGCTGTTTCAGCAACAATCCCAAATGCTGAAGAT attGCAGAATGGCTTTCAGATGGTAAGATGCCTGCTGTATGTCTGAAAATAGATGAGGATCAGCGACCAGTGAAGCTACGCAAAATTGTTCTTGGTTTTCCTTGCAGTGATAATCAAACAGAATTCAAATTTGACTTAACTCTTAACTACAAGATAGCGAGTGTTATACAAACATACTCTGAACAAAAACCAGCACTTGTG TTTTGTGCCACAAGAAAAGGAGTACAGCAGGCCGCTTCTGTTCTTTCAAAAGATGCCAAATTTCTATTAAGTGTAGAACAGAAACAAAG ATTACAGAGGTCTGCAAATTCATTGAAAGATTCTAAGCTCAGAG ATCTTTTAATGTATGGTGTGGCTTATCATCATGCGGGTATGGAGGTgtgtgacagaaaaataattgaaggaGCTTTTACTGATGGAGATTTACCAGTACTTT TTACTACTAGCACGTTAGCTATGGGAGTCAATCTACCTGCACACCTGGTGGTTATAAAATCCACAATGCACTATGTTGGAGGGATGTTTGAAGAGTACAGTGAAACTGATATTCTGCAAATGATTGGGAGAGCAGGAAGACCTCAA TTTGACACTACAGCAACAGCAGTCATTATGACTCGTTGGAGTACAAGGGAGAAGTATATACAGATGTTAAATGGTGCAGATATAATAGAGAGCAG CTTGCACAGGCATCTTGTTGAGCACTTAAATGCAGAAATAGTGCTGCATACTGTCACAGATGTCACTGTAGCTTTGGAATGGATACGATCAACCTTCTTGTACATTAGAGCTTTAAAAAATCCAACTCATTACG GTTTTTCATCTGGATTGGATAAAATTGGAATTGAAGCAAAATTACAGG AACTGTGTTTGAAGAACTTGAACGATTTGTCTTCTTTCAATTTGGTCAGGATGGATAAAGAAAATAGTTTCAAACCAACAG agaCTGGAAGATTAATGGCATGGTATTATATTGCATTTGAAACAGTGAAACAGTTTTTCACAATTAAGGGAACAGAGACTTTAAATGAATTG GTTACAATGATCTCCAACTGCGCAGAATTTCTGGATGTCAAGTtaagaataaatgaaaagaaaatactgaacaCTTTGAATAAAGACAAGGACAAAATAACCATCAg GTTTCCATTGGAGGGAAAGATTAAaacaagagaaatgaaaataaactg TCTTATTCAGGCTCAGCTAGGATGCATTCCTCTTCAAGACTTTACTTTGACACAAGATACTggcaaaatatttagaaatggcATAAGAATTACTAGAT GGTTGTCTGACTTTCTGGCATCAAGTAAAACCAATTTTTCGGCATTATTAAACTCCGTGATTTTAGCTAAGTGTTTCAGGTGCAAACTTTGGGAAAATTCACTTCATGTGTCTAAACAATTGGAAAAAATTG gtgTATCATTGTCAAATGCTATGGTAAATGCTGGGCtgacaacatttaaaaaaatagaagagacaAATGCAAGGGAACTTGAATTg ATTTTAAACAGACATCCTCCTTTTGGAAACCAGATAAAAGAATCTGTTTTGCATCTTCCAAAATACGAACTTGACATTGAACAG CTTCCAAAATACAGTGATACACTGGCTGAAATCTTAGTAACCATCAAATTAACAAACTTTGAGCAGCtacagagaaagagaacagCACCAGATTTTCACTATCTTACATTGATCATAGGAGATGCTGACAATCAAgtaatttttattcagaaaataat GGATTCAGTGTTGCTAAAAACTGGAAATTGGATGAAGAAAATTGAAGTGAGAAGAGCTCTTAAATCAGAGGACATTAGTATAAATTTAATTAGTTCTGATTATG ttggCCTTGACATACAGCAAGCATTTACAGCCTTTTACTTAATGCCAAGAACAGTTGGAGGTAAAGtagttacaaataaaaaattgaaagctGAGTCTCCACTTGGTATGTATTACGGCTCACCGCAAAGTCCGCCAGCAGCAGAAGTAGATACAG GAAGCAGATCTAAAGAAGAGCATACCTACAAGAAATATGGGAACAGAGAGTGCAACCATCgctgtaaaaataaagatgtatgTGGACATGACTGCT GTAAAACTGGAGTACCTCCAAAGTCTGAGATGAATGGAGATTCTAAGTTTACTTTGTACTTAGCTGATTTAAGGAGCAGGAACTCAACTTCATCTGTACCCCCAGTAAAGCGATTAAAG ATGCAGATGTTAAATCAAGCTCAGAATGTGGATCTcaaacattttggttttgcatCCAAATCCTTGATGCCAGCGTTGTCAAg gtcTGGCAATAAACAGTTGTCTTCGTCACCTCCAGTGGACCTGGTAGATAATGTTAATAGCCTAGGAATATCTCAGAAACAACTGCAATCCTGGAATTACGGAAAGAGTA gtgcttCAGATGTGAACTCTGAACTGAGAGAGGACATTTGGAATGATCTTGATGATGAAATATTAGTATATGCTAGTGACTTTTCCAGTGGAGAATTAG ATGAGCATGAAACACGTTGCAAGTATGCAACAAGCAAAGCTACAAGTGACATTTCAAAAGG TTCTTGCACATTACAAGGTGAGACCAGTAGTCAGAACCCGTTCTTTTCTGTGCTTAATAGCTCATCAAAAGTGGAATTACCTGTACAGAGTGGATATATAAATACG CTGAGttttcaagaagaaaagcatTCAAATCCTTCACAAGAGCTGAAAAATATACAGTGTTCTTCAATCTCAAAAGCAATCTCAGACTCTTTTAAATTCACTAggaaagaagatttttttttcacaaaagaacaggaagaagaaatagagCCCAG ATATCTTCTGGATGTGGATGATGAAATCAGTGATGTCAAGCCTTTACTTGGACTATTTGATGATATACTGTAA